Proteins from a genomic interval of Ptychodera flava strain L36383 chromosome 7, AS_Pfla_20210202, whole genome shotgun sequence:
- the LOC139136741 gene encoding neprilysin-1-like, with the protein MTLQSAVLLISCLLLCMTDNVNTRAVLRSTEEYDNEVDDFSDQNDHDSSSRRYCLTDHCIQIAEDMRSRMDLSVDPCDDFYDYACGTWVKNNEIPKEKSRYDMFAEIKEKVTTMLLELLSSPANDSDIPAIANTKNNFKACMKLDDIEQRGAQPLIAVLDSYGGWPVLGNNPGGNWNPDTFNFEHLMSKLLRDIGSSFLINTYVTTDSKESSRHLLQIDQATPSMPSRDYYLGGTQDIAEKKYLKVYYGFMLNVSLMLGAEREEAERQLQEVVDFEIAVANLTSPAENRRDMEKLYNKMTLRDLQFDVPQVNWVNYINNANFVSVDQLEEVIVREPNYVKEVMSLVSDTDQRTVANYLVWRAITNLIGQLSSEFRNANTEYSSVVFGNRAEQSRNETCMNHINYVMRFATGRLFISQHYDEKSKESTNRMIDYIQKAFGGMIDESTWMDRDTRNVAKEKVWTMLRKIGYPDWITNDDKLNEYYKYFNFSPDYHFGNYLQYVTWRIAKNFEYLRKPVDPDEWGVGPAIVNAFYDFTNNDITFPAGILQGLYYHKDSPNYLNFGGIGIVIGHEITHGFDDRGRQYDKNGNLQQWWTENSIKAYKERAQCIVDQYDQYWFEECNMTLNGVLTQGENIADNGGLKEAYKGYKIWLADRGEEEPLLPGLNLTQEQLLFLNFGQIWCSKYTEQGARNKVLSGAHSPGRYRCIGALSNSPEFADAFSCPVNSTMNPANKCSVW; encoded by the exons ATGACCCTCCAGTCCGCCGTCTTACTTATCAGCTGTTTGCTGCTGTGCATGACAGATAACGTAAATACCAGAGCGGTGTTACGGAGTACAGAGGAGTATGATAATGAAG TTGACGACTTTTCGGACCAGAACGACCATGATAGTTCATCTCGTCGATACTGTCTTACAGATCACTGCATACAGATTG CTGAAGACATGCGCAGTAGAATGGACTTGTCTGTAGACCCGTGCGATGATTTCTATGACTATGCCTGCGGCACGTGGGTTAAGAATAACGAGATTCCCAAAGAGAAATCCCGATACGACATGTTCGCagaaatcaaagagaaagtcaCTACTATGCTCTTAG aactGTTATCCAGTCCCGCTAATGATTCAGATATACCCGCAATAGCGAACACCAAGAACAATTTTAAGGCTTGCATGAAACTCG ATGATATAGAGCAACGAGGCGCACAGCCATTGATAGCGGTACTTGACAGCTACGGTGGATGGCCAGTGTTAGGGAACAACCCTGGCGGTAACTGGAACCCGGATACGTTCAACTTTGAACACTTGATGTCAAAGCTCCTTCGCGACATCGGAAGCAGCTTCCTCATCAACACTTACGTCACCACGGACAGCAAGGAATCTTCAAGACATCTGCTCCAG ATTGACCAGGCGACGCCGAGTATGCCAAGTCGTGACTATTACCTCGGAGGAACTCAAGACATTGCTGAAAAGAAG TATTTGAAAGTGTACTACGGGTTCATGTTGAACGTGTCCCTGATGTTGGGCGCTGAACGAGAAGAAGCCGAAAGGCAGCTGCAGGAAGTGGTGGATTTCGAAATAGCCGTTGCAAAC TTGACTTCGCCGGCAGAAAATCGCAGGGACATGGAGAAACTTTATAACAAAATGACACTCAGGGACCTGCAGTTTGACGTACCGCAG GTCAACTGGGTCAATTACATAAATAACGCTAACTTTGTGTCTGTTGATCAATTGGAAGAGGTGATAGTCCGTGAACCAAACTACGTGAAAGAAGTTATGTCGTTAGTTTCTGATACAGACCAAAG GACAGTGGCAAACTACCTCGTGTGGAGAGCCATCACGAATCTCATCGGCCAGCTGAGTTCCGAGTTCAGAAATGCAAATACCGAGTACTCTTCGGTAGTTTTCGGAAACAGGGCCGAGCAATCTCGGAACGAGACATGCATGAATCACATtaattatgtgatgaggtttgCAACGGGGAGGTTGTTTATCAGTCAGCACTACGACGAGAAAAGTAAAGAAAGC ACGAACAGAATGATTGACTACATTCAAAAAGCCTTTGGAGGTATGATTGATGAGTCGACATGGATGGACAGAGATACAAGGAACGTCGCTAAGGAGAAG GTTTGGACCATGCTGCGGAAGATTGGATATCCAGATTGGATTACCAACGACGACAAATTAAACGAATATTACAAATAT TTTAACTTTTCACCAGACTATCACTTTGGAAACTATCTTCAGTACGTCACGTGGCGCATTGCGAAGAATTTTGAGTATCTGAGAAAACCAGTCGACCCTGACGA ATGGGGAGTTGGACCTGCTATTGTCAATGCATTCTATGATTTCACAAACAACGACATAA CTTTCCCCGCCGGAATACTACAGGGGCTATATTATCACAAAGATTCGCCAAA CTACTTAAATTTTGGCGGTATTGGAATTGTAATAGGCCATGAAATAACGCACGGATTTGACGACAGAG GTCGACAATACGACAAAAACGGCAACTTGCAACAGTGGTGGACAGAGAACTCCATCAAAGCGTACAAAGAAAGAGCTCAGTGCATCGTTGATCAGTATGACCAATATTGGTTTGAGGAGTGTAATATGACG CTGAACGGAGTTTTAACGCAAGGAGAAAACATTGCTGATAATGGTGGCTTGAAAGAGGCGTACAAG GGATATAAAATATGGCTGGCAGACAGAGGCGAAGAAGAGCCGTTACTTCCAGGTTTAAATCTCACACAGGAGCAGTTATTATTTCTTAATTTTGGACAA ATTTGGTGCAGCAAGTACACAGAACAAGGCGCGAGAAACAAAGTATTGTCTGGTGCCCACAGCCCGGGTAGATACAG GTGCATAGGAGCGCTGTCAAATTCTCCCGAATTCGCTGATGCATTCAGTTGCCCCGTCAACAGCACGATGAACCCTGCCAACAAATGCTCAGTTTGGTAG